The Selenihalanaerobacter shriftii genome includes the window CTTATCATCATGCATACCTAATAATTCTCCAGTAAATGACCGACTACCATCAACAGGTGCATATGTAGAAATATCAACTAAATGACCTGAAAATCTTATAAAATCCTCATCCTTCTTTAAAGGTCTATCTAAGCCTGGTGAAGAAACTTCCAATATATATGAATCTTCAATAAGGTCTTCAATATCTAGTAAGTTACTTATCTCTTTACTAACATTTTGACAGTTTTCTAAAGTTATACCTGCTTCATCATCAATAAAAATTCTTAAAATCCAATTTTGACCTTCTTTTTGATATTCTACATCTACTAGCTCTAATTCTTCTTCTTTAATAATCGGCTGAGCTAAATCGAAAACATAATCCTCTGTCTTCTTCCCCATCTAATTGTTCCCTCCTTTTCTTTTTAGTCTTCCCTAAAGGCTTTGCATTATTCTATTACAATGCTCACTACATTACTACGAGTCTAATCTTTAAATCTATCTTTAACTCACCTAAAAAAGATGATTTTTTTGATTAACAACAAAGGAAAGAGTGGGTCAAACAACTCGCCCCCACTCTTACCATTACTAAAAATATATACATTATGTCCACATAACATTTTAGCATATTCTCCAACTCTTTGCAAGTTTAATAATGATTAACTAAATAATTGAGAATTGCAAGGTTAAATGCACGGTTTTTCTAAAAAAATTGTCCTCTGTTTATTTATCCAAAATTTTACATAAAAATAAATGATCTGCTTATCTATAATAATTATATATCAATACTTTAAATAATAATTCATTTGTTTTCCCTACAAATACTCAAAATATATTTTTTAAATCTGTCAAGGACGTGCGATAGCACGGGCAAAGCCTTTATCCTTGTACTGATCTAAAAAATATTTTATAATCTTCAGCTAAGGAAAACAATTAAAATTGTATCTGATTTTACTGTGGTATTTAGAATAAAATTATATTTGTTAAGCAACCGATATTTTTTCTTTAAATATTTCTCTAG containing:
- the rimP gene encoding ribosome maturation factor RimP, which codes for MGKKTEDYVFDLAQPIIKEEELELVDVEYQKEGQNWILRIFIDDEAGITLENCQNVSKEISNLLDIEDLIEDSYILEVSSPGLDRPLKKDEDFIRFSGHLVDISTYAPVDGSRSFTGELLGMHDDKVKLKTDDNEVIEIPRAKIAKANLALDF